The following DNA comes from Triticum aestivum cultivar Chinese Spring chromosome 3D, IWGSC CS RefSeq v2.1, whole genome shotgun sequence.
TGGGCTTTGTGCCCCGTTTTAAAAAAAATGGGGCAGGGGGAAACCCCTTTCGAAAAAAATACTGATTGACTGAATCGCTAACCAAGAAGGGATAACAGGCTGAAATGATGACGACTTTACAATATTTCGACGAACTTATAACAAATACTAACTGACTGAATCCCTAACAAAGAAGGGATAACAGGCTGAAATGACGACAACCTTACAATATTTCAACGAACTTATAACAAATACTAACTGACTGAATCCCTAACAAAGAAGGGATAACAGGCTGATGAAATTACGACGACCTTACAATCTTTCAACGAACTTGACAGATAACTGACTGAATCCCTAACGAAGAAGGGACTCGGTACTGCTGCTCTGCTGGGCCTCGAGTCATAGGCCTCTCCACCTCCTGTGCACTACAGAGCAAGAAACTCCGGCAGGGCACAGAACCTCACGTCACAGCGGCAAATTGGGCACGTTGTCGCCTTGCAGAACCACATTAAAATGCACCTGCGGTGGAACGTGTGCGGGCACCTCGGTGGCTGCACGGCGGGCTCTCCCTCCAGGCCCACCAAGCAGATCGGGCACTTGTccggcctgccgccgccgccgagctccctcTCCTTGCACGCCATCAGGAGGGCCCGCTCGTCGTATATGAACTGCCGGTCCACCTCCATCTCGAAGCGGAAGGTGAAGCCGCGGGTGGCGCCGTTGCCGCACGCCACGCGGACGATCTGTGGCACCACGTTAGCGGTTACGACGTCGTCCCACTCGTCCTGGGTGAGGCGGAGCGCCCGGAGCTGCGGCAGTTCCGCCAGCATCCTGCGCAGCGCCCGGCGGCAGGCGCCGTCGCTCTGGAGCGTGGAGAGGTCTGTGACGATGAACCTGTTGCCGTAGCTGCCGTAACGCCCGAGGTACGGCTGGTCCGTCACGAGCGGGGGCTGGCCGCAGCGGCGGAACTGCAGGGACCGCTTCACGTAGCACCACACGAGCACCGCGAACTAGTACCCGACGTCGGCCGGCGCGGTATCCTCGGAGAACCAGATAGCGGTTGCCTCGACGCGGCGCATGACTActgggccgccggcggcggcggcggcgtgattgGACATCGCCATCGTTCACTACACCGGATGGCAACCTGGGATGTGGAGTGGCAAAGCTGCAGATGGTTGCGAATCGCGGTGGCGCTATTTGTAGTCGCGGCCGGGCGGCGCGTGAGCGTACCGTGACTTTCAGTAGGAGAAGGTTCCGCGCGGGAAATTCGTATTAGCTAGGAAACGAACGCGCCGCAAATGTTTTCATTTTAGGAAACGAACGCGATGCAAATGGTTTTCATTTTAGGAAATGAACGCGATGCAAATGTTTTTCATTTTAGGAAACGAACGTGCGGGATGCTGCCCAACCATTCTCCGTTTGAcacggtgtcggtgtacaaaagtaggggctcttttttacccctctacttgtgcatgggcagtcagagccgcgcctctGGCCGCACTTAGCAGGGCAAAAGGAGGGGTCCGAAGCACAAGACGGGCAAAGCAACgtcaagaccagaaacacaaagagcaataGGGCGATGTGGACTTCccgggcaagatccttgccggggcaactcgcccGACGCCAGCAagagcgtgccacccttgagcccacgggttccatcaaccacattggagccaaggcttgggaggcacctctgtggtggcatgcagatctttgtcaagatcataaacacacaagatcagatgaggaccagaagacggcgaccctcggcaagatcctagccgaggaaacccacgagatacccggcaagacccttgccggggacgaccacgatgccgcgacaagacccttgccggggctccggcaaggcccttgccgaagacacctacggggccgcagccaggcccacgtctgccaagactccaccgccgttcccatgcagctgccagcccgaccagctgggcaggcacctccgtggcgacatgcagcttccaggccagctTGGCAAACacttacgtggtggcatgcaaatcttcgtgaagaccttaCCACCACGCCATCTTAGCAGCTTGCCAACCTACGGCGCTGCACGCcttgttggcctggacgcgtgtcggagcaagacgGAGCGgcaacggatgggacgggcctcgttgccgtccccaataaagcaacgggacacctaaggggcacatttaatgcgccttgtcccgtaatgacaggcgataagcttgtgtactgtacacctttccacctcctgtgtgccactgtggcaaccccttttgtctataaaaggaggcctgaggcgaccaggagaaggattcagatcttttggactagacacgcacggtagctagttcaagaactcaagaataTTCAAATACaaacaccaaagcaggactagggttttatgcatcctcgcggcccgaacctgggtaaacgatccttgtgctggctcctagacctgctcttcgcacaaccccgcgcccaccaaccgtagaagggatcccagtgatcccataggtgtcgtttccaccgacatcttcggcgcgccaggtagggggcgcagttgtgagaatctggtctagcacttcttgatcaccatggctcccaagaagaagacgatcacggcgatcggttcgtcgggagccgaacggcccatACCAGTGCGGGCGAGTGGTGAGGCGGTCGTGGCCAGAAGCCGAGGCGCgccccgcgaacacccacatcgctccGGCAGTCAAAGCCGGGCGAGCGGCCtcgttcgtgcgcgagacgacggTCCGCAcgccgccagatccaaagacggagcagggccccccgcaggcggcgcggggccctccaggggcggcgctgtgccacctacgggcggcgcggcgacctccaaaacgcctacgccggcgcccacgacgcgctccTCCCAGGTTGCAcgcgatgagcagcgtcaccacgccggtgaccctgggctCCGCCGCGGGAAGAGTCCTGCGCTTCATGCGCGGGACGTAGAAGGTCAGCATGCACGCCGAGATGCTGGCGAAAATGACGCACCGCCGCCGGGCCGTGATAAAGCttcttctaacgtggttagaagtcggagcgcgtcatggtccacgcacctttcgccgccacccacgccagtcgaagccttggcgcgcgcgcagttgctcctcgacatTCCCCTTGCTgtggaaaagctcgacgagtggagagccaccatacggagcctcgtcggcgttgccaacaaagatgagccgcgaccagcggggcccttTGGCTGGCGCTCCGTCGaggccaccgcatgccagtggtggaaggaccggaggtgctgcggccacggtgcactctcctccgccacgccagccaccgcgggtgccggtccgtcgtgatgacgcttgtgataacatttccatagcgtcgtccgacccacgaacccaccgcgatcagcgcgaAGTTCTTCGGGAgggagcccatgaagacgctcgaaccaccatcgagcgtcggcgcgatgcgcgccaccagtcagacaagtgggcagggcccactatggaccacccagcaccagggggttctggcggcctaccctacgaggtgggttgcccagcctttacccgtgagctgcggcagttccagtggccctcccactgcacgttcaagcccgacgtcggcgagaagtacaacggcaagacccatccgtcggagttcctcagcatctacaccatcgctatgcaagctgctggggcacgtgacgataaggtgcttgccaattacttcccgtttgcacttaaacccaatgtcatgtcatggttaatGCATTTGCCGGTGGATtctatttcttcttggtcggatctgtgccatgagtttgttggcgcctttatggggggccaccaagctcatggccaggcaagcgatttgcatatcatcccccagaaagaagtgaaccctgcgcaagtacatacagagattcagccgggaGCAGTATAACATCCCCCATGTTCATCCTgtcgccgtgatcagcgcattccaccagaatgtgcgcaaccacaagacgcgtgaagagctggcgatgaacaaggtcaaagacgtggccgaactttatgttctggccgataggtgcgctcgggtTGAAGAgaggaggaagtaccccggcgaggacgccggttgCGAAACCGAATCCACAGACGAGGGCacagccaccccgacgaagaagggccggtgccgcaacaggaagcgcaagggcaagactgtgcttgccgtcgagggatccgaggacaccggcaCTGCAAGAatgccaaggcagacgaccccggcaaggagattgccgggtgcgccgcttgccaggccttggcggctgccgacaagccatgaggctccgacaagcagtactgcaagatccaccgcaccaagggccatgacctccagaactgtcgacaagtcgagctgcttgctgaaaagcataaagctgagtatgagaggcgagacaaggagaagggccaggatggtaccgaaggatccggcaagaagcgtggcggccaagggggtcgccgcggcaaggacagCCAGCAAGAGAGGtgcgctcggggccgcgacaagaagcaggaagacgacgatcatgacgaggatgacgagtccggcgagcaggagtttcagaaagctacggaggctatgtgcgtcgacggtggtgcctcgctgcacacttccCACCGGcagccactacaagaaatatgtcaacttgtgaccctcactattggtctctgaaaggtcattgttttccatttgcgacctttttttgaccaaaaacagatggtcaaaagctggcggtcgtaaactgaaattcacgaccttcttcgggataaggtcgtagacgtttacgaccaaaacaaaaggtcgtggaacccatgaccttctgttttggtcactggctatctgcccaggccacgtcggatccgacgtggcaatctgacgtggcaaaattgcgaccaattgaattgGTCGTTggtaagattcagcccggtccaattcggtgttctacgtgggccaagcccattaattcagccttttatatattttttccctattaattttggtcagctacatgggccaggcccaacattatagcctttttatttttgggctgtagcctttgtttttcttttttatgcACCCCAATTGTCAAATTCTGGTAAATAGGTCCCAAATGTGGCGTTTTGGTTCGTGGGACCCTGCTATCAAGGTTATGTTCTTCAGATTTCAATATACCAATATAGAAAACTGACACAATACTTCAAGTAACAGCAAGAAGCAATCTGCTACATCATATAACATACGTACAATGTGATCAGCATCAAGTTTACAATTGGATAACAACTCTACAAGTGTACAGTCTACCACATGATTATCACATGAGCCCTACAAGTGTACAGTCTACCACATGAGTCTACCACATGAGTCTACAAGTGTAGAGTctacatcatataacacacatacaAATAGGATCAGCCTAAAGTGCTTCATTACTCCCAGAACTAGCTCCAATGAGCTAGAACTATGCTTCTTCCAACTTCTTTGTCCTGATGCTCGCGAAGAAACATGAAAGGCCAGCATCTGCAAGTTATAGAACAAAATGATTaggaacaaaataaaagtaaatctgACAGCATATTTACTTTGCAAGGAACCACAACATATTTCTGCAGAAAAAGAACATGTATGCAAACCAACCACCAAACAAATAACGAGCTGGTTCATCTTATACCAGAATAAAAAGAACACCGACAAGGAATAGAAGCATTCCTTGGTTTTCAAGCACACCAATTCATAGACATGATTTGGATATGGAAAAGACAAACATAGCAACAAGAGATAATCATAGAAAGTCGTCCATCCTACTATTCAATAAATGGTTCAGATTTCACCGTAACAAAACACTTAACAAGCTCAACACTTGTATTTTTGCTTGCTGCAATCTAAACAACATCACCACAAGTTCTATGATGCATCCAAACTAGTGAACTTTGTGCATAGATCGGATCGAATCGAAGAGAGAAGGGGAAGGGAAGGGCTACCTTGAGGATCGAATCGAATCAGCCTGCTTCTTCCTGCCATCTTCTTGTGAACAACCTTCTTCTTCCTGCCATCAACAGAAAGCTTTTTAAGAAGTACAACAGGAGAAACGTTTCATACAGCGGAAAGGGGGACTTGATCAACATCCACTAACTTCACAAAAGAAAACACCTATCCAGGCAATAATTTCCCCCTGATTTAATAAGACAGCATGCCCGTTAAAAAAACTAGGCTCATTTACTTCTTCATGGGATTCAGATAAAAAAGGGTTCAAAAAGGGACCTATCCAAGAACCACATGTTAAGATCTGGAGAATGGAGGTAAATTATTTGACCATCGACATTCCGTGATCAAGGTAAACTGTAGCTAACTAGCTGATTGACCAATCAGAAAATGTATAAAGTAACCACCAATGCAACAGATTATGTTCTACTTCTAGCGCATTCATTCATAAGCGAAACATGGTGAACTGGAATCTAGAACTCATCGACATAGGGAGACTTGATCCACATCCAACAAATAGACACGAGCTAGATTTGAGGAAGTCAGTCAAACAAATCTGTAAAAGTAAGCATTCATGCCTGCTGGATTTGTAAGCAATTAGTTGATCCACCAAACGGGAAAGAGCATTGACATCATTAAATTGCAGAAGCAAAACTAACAGCAACCCAAAATCACCCAAATCACTAGTTGATTAGCAACAGACAAGACGCGCGTGCGTGGTAATTCGAAGAAGAAACGGCCCTGCCGACAACAGCGCCGCCCATGACAAGGAGCTGCCCAGTACAATCCACCAATTAGTATACATTACATGACAGGTTATTTACTACTCCATAAGTACATAAGTAGTATTTGTATCAGTACAGCTACACTGGCACGTAGTACAAACATGGTATCTCAGCATTCACTTGTAGGTGGCATCTGTATATACCTAGAGGTTAGCTCATCTTTTTATGTCAAGAATAGAAATCATATAGATTTCCTTGAATAACATAGGAGAAGAAAAATGTTCAGCAAGTATGTATCACAAATTTAATGATGAGACAAGGCTAGATGAAGACATTTTCTAATTGACAAGCACCCAAATATATACAGGCACCAGTTCAGGAAATTTATGACTTGGACAGTGTATTAATAGCAGATATGACGAACTAATGTACTTGTACTTGATCTAGTTGAATACATGCAGAATAAGTTCATGGTATAATTTGAATAGGATCAACAAGCCATTTATGTTGCCTTTCATCCAAATTTGATGTATTTCCATGCTAAGGTGCATACGATTGTATTTCCGTGAGGGGGTTATTTCATATCCCTTAATTTTAATACATTGGCATGATAACATGCTAGCTTTGGCAACATTGAGACAATCAATTAATCTGCACCGAGCAAACATGAATAGGATTGAAGGAATAAATTTTGTTCAGATTCAATTATATATAACACATTCACATCAGATTTAATTGGAAGCAACTTAAACTGCTGCATGAAGGAAACGTCTGTGGACCGCTCCGCCATGTAAACAGCTGAATTTGAATAAATATAAACATGTAACAAAATGGAAATGTTATGATATCTCTGTTGCATGAGTTTTTATCATCAATCGCATCTCGACTCGGTAGATCTACCCGACTTCGTACCCGAAAGTCCCCATCACCAGCGTAGACACATGGCTGTGTCGTCTTCGTGCTGGATCTTGGCCAGACCAAAGTCAGCAACCTGCACAAGACATAAAAAGCCCCATCACGCTCTGAGATGAACATTCAGAATATATCTTCCAAGCACATGTACGCATGCATGTCCCAGTTGAATAAAAGACTTCATTTTAATAGTTGGATTCCGGAGACAATTCTTAGTGCTTCAAATCATTCAGTTATCTGAATTAACAGTATAGAAAAGAATTGAAGATCTCAATGACAGTAGTAATTGGAGGGATAAATCAACACTTGTTCTAAGGACAATAAGATGATTGGTGCCAGGCAGTGTGGGGTCTCATCAGTCACCAAGCTGAACATCAGTGGCTTATCTCCTCTAAAAGTGCAACCTTATTTTGCATCTACACTAGCCCCTAATCGTGCAACAATTTACAGTAATTTGAGGAGTATTTGCTAGGATCATGATGACAATTTTAGATTAAATTGCAGTGTTTGTCATCCACAGTTGTATGGTTCTATCTAGGATTACATAAAAACAGAGAAAACAGGGAACTACCCAGCATCCACGACTAGAGCTAGTAGTAGGAACACATGGTACAGTAGTAGAGCCGCAGCACAACTACTGTCAGCCGGCAAGGCATGCGTTGTGCTACCTACTCATGGTTCAGAGAGCCATCTCGCTGAACCTGAACCTGAATGGTCTTGGCAATCCCTGACAGAACCTGAACTATCAGATGCGCATGATTGGGAGTAGTAGTACGTACAGGAGGATGTTGAGCGGTAGGCCCCTGTCAGCGAAGTCGGCTGCGAAGTTGTGGCCTGGCGCATGGTCTCGGCGGGGGTGAGGTTCCAAGAGGCTACGGCGACGTGGGTGCCGTGCCCCGCGTGCCGCCAGCACCCGCGCCATCTCCACGCAGATCCCGCTCAATGCACCTCCCAGCAGTAGCGAATCCAGTGAGTCCAAGCCAAACgggggagagagagcagagaggagaGGACCAAGAAAGGGAGAACGGTGAGGAAAAGTACATGTGACTATGGCGGTGAGGCTGGCTGCGGAGACCGAGCGCGTTGCCGGGAGCGGGAGGGAGGAGGACATCAACGTGGGACGCCGGCCAGCCCAAGCCCCGTCGGTGGAGAGCGCctgctcgatccagatcgaggtcCTGATTGGCGTGGGGTTGCCTGCGAATCTTGGGGGCGGCTCTGGGCATGGGCTCGATCTTGGGTCGGCCTCGACCTCGTGTACGGTGAGGGTCGTCGATGGTGGCGGTGGGGatggggttgggggcggcggcagaTCGAGATCTGAGGGAAGGAGAAGGGGGTGGGGTTGGGGCGTGGGCGCGGGGCGTGGGTGGGAGGGAGAAGGGGGCAGCGGCGGCTGGAGTGGGAGGGGAGTTAGGGCGGGACGAGCGCGGCGAGTGAGGCATCAGGGATGGGGTGGCTCGGCGGGCGGAGGAAGAGAGGCGTGGACTCCGGCGCGCGGGCAGCGGAGTGTGGTGGCGCGCGGGCGTGGGCGGCGGGATCTGAATCGGGGGCGGGAGGTAGGTGGCGGCTGCGAGTGGATCTgaatcgggggagagaggggggagtggAGTTAGGGTTTGGGTTGGCCGGTGAGTGAGAGATGTTGGATTCGCCTGGTGTGGACGGTTTAGATCACATAGAGTGGGGTGATCCGTGAGAAGTGTTCTGATTGGTCCGAGAATCTGTGATATAAAATAATTTCCAAGTAGTAAAGATAGAGCTATTTTGTGAAGcaactatcaaaaatattttgcaaaagggcattatacaaattttcactcaagttagaccacattttatggatgagcaccaatttgtatgcatttctgatctttctagctatttttaatcatttttcgagtgtccaaactgagtttttttgtgaaggacctataatatatttgttgcaaaattggaccaaatcatttttatgaAATACTAGGCCtcatttaatgcacaattgaccaaattattgggtgtaaaaagttttgatacacctctcgtgaaaaagacaaattttcgccgattcagttggaaacgggtcaaatttgaactgcggctgcctcatagtttgctatttattttttacaaaaatcatttctaggtacaaaagtatctatttattcagagaaacaccaaaaaaattccaagattcaaccactagctaggaacggtcattcccgccgttttgaccgcattttgaaacgggcataaaaaattcaaaaaaaaataaaaaaattggaaaaccttcgcattgtgtcatcatatgtgaccaagttagcaggaaaaataataaaattgtaatacgactattcttttaaaaaagtgttctcagaaacgagctatcatgtgtggagatcaatggctttcaagtcaaatgatcaatcttatggccacattcattgcctagtttgttcaaatgatctcaaattgtgcacaagggtgcatattggaatggcaaacaatgttgcctcaggaaattttcattttctttggaagaaaaagtcattttccatttttcgagtgccccaaatgaggtttttttgtgaagaacctaccaaataattgatgcaaaattggacctaatcatttttctaaaatactaggccatatttaatgcacaattgaccaaattcttgggtgtaaaaagttttgatccacctgtggtgaaaaagacaaatttccgccgattcagttggaagcaggtcaaatttgaattgtggctgcctcatagtttgctatttatttttccaaaaatcatttctaggtacaaaagtatctatttaatcagagaaacaccaaaaaaattccaagattcaaccactagctaggaacggtcattcccgccgttttggccgcattttgaaacggacataaaaaattaaaaaaaaataaaaaaattgggaaaccttcgcattgtgtcattatagtggccaagttcccaggaagaataacaaacttgtaatacaacaattatttttaaaaagtgttctcagaaacgagctatcacgtgtggagatcaatggctttcaagccaaatgatcaacagGATATTTTAATGCACTGTGAATtttaaaataaaactaaaatatTTCTTATAAAATACAATAGGATATTTCTGGATATGAACAAAAGGAAGGAAAAAAAAGACTAATGAAAGCAAACAAATGAAATAAAAGCAAGAAGCAAACCAACCGGCTCCCTACTAGGTCGGCCCCCTACAAGCTCCCTTGAGGCGAGCCGTTCTTTAGTCTCCCTAAAGGCGAGATAAAGACATGCCTGCTAATTGCTGCATgtagccactagtagaaaaaggaaaaaggatcaaatgtgagacacattagtcccggtttgaa
Coding sequences within:
- the LOC123075420 gene encoding uncharacterized protein, which gives rise to MAMSNHAAAAAGGPRSLQFRRCGQPPLVTDQPYLGRYGSYGNRFIVTDLSTLQSDGACRRALRRMLAELPQLRALRLTQDEWDDVVTANVVPQIVRVACGNGATRGFTFRFEMEVDRQFIYDERALLMACKERELGGGGRPDKCPICLVGLEGEPAVQPPRCPHTFHRRCILMWFCKATTCPICRCDVRFCALPEFLAL
- the LOC123075421 gene encoding uncharacterized protein isoform X2, whose protein sequence is MSSSLPLPATRSVSAASLTAIVTCTFPHRSPFLGPLLSALSPPFGLDSLDSLLLGGALSGICVEMARVLAARGARHPRRRSLLEPHPRRDHAPGHNFAADFADRGLPLNILLLLTLVWPRSSTKTTQPCVYAGDGDFREEEGCSQEDGRKKQADSIRSSRTKKLEEA
- the LOC123075421 gene encoding uncharacterized protein isoform X1, with the protein product MSSSLPLPATRSVSAASLTAIVTCALSGICVEMARVLAARGARHPRRRSLLEPHPRRDHAPGHNFAADFADRGLPLNILLLLTLVWPRSSTKTTQPCVYAGDGDFRVRSRVDLPSRDAIDDKNSCNRDIITFPFCYMFIFIQIQLFTWRSGPQTFPSCSSLSCFQLNLM